Proteins encoded within one genomic window of Arachis ipaensis cultivar K30076 chromosome B08, Araip1.1, whole genome shotgun sequence:
- the LOC107611616 gene encoding uncharacterized protein LOC107611616, whose translation MTTSCPPTAIPTGPSKTAIPTAMPLHGHERAHQRSSARKPPSHLLPANFHSNGSVENGYSNGNASSNEDSDSSSSNDGDNETDHSGDYDYDTDVDMLGDSDDEDHGADPVEDDEHANSHPHASRHPHLLPANRHSNGPIENGYPNGNASSDEDSDSSSSNDGDSDTDHSEDDDYDTNVDILGVSDDKDPGGGAVEDDELEEDIKRIVLNLLEINTDNEAEDIGGDGESTEVNEDSDGNNNNIVITTFALTFSFYFVILTLATWT comes from the exons ATGACAACTAGCTGCCCGCCAACTGCCATTCCAACGGGTCCGTCGAAAACGGCTATCCCAACGGCAATGCCA CTACATGGACATGAACGGGCGCACCAACGGTCATCCGCACGCAAACCGCCATCCCACTTGCTGCCCGCCAACTTCCATTCTAACGGGTCGGTCGAAAACGGCTATTCCAACGGCAATGCCAGTAGTAACGAGGATAGCGACAGTAGCAGCAGCAATGATGGAGACAACGAGACCGACCACAGCGGGGACTATGACTATGACACCGACGTAGACATGCTCGGTGATTCGGACGACGAAGACCACGGTGCGGACCCCGTCGAAGACGATGA GCACGCCAACAGTCATCCGCATGCCAGCCGCCATCCCCACTTGCTGCCCGCCAACCGCCATTCCAACGGACCTATCGAAAACGGCTATCCCAACGGCAATGCCAGCAGTGACGAGGACAGCGACAGTAGTAGCAGCAATGATGGAGACAGTGACACCGACCACAGCGAGGACGACGACTATGACACCAACGTAGACATCCTCGGCGTTTCAGACGACAAAGACCCCGGCGGGGGCGCCGTCGAAGACGATGAGTTGGAAGAAGACATCAAACGTATCGTCCTCAACCTCCTCGAGATTAACACAGACAACGAAGCTGAAGACATTGGGGGAGATGGGGAAAGCACCGAGGTCAATGAGGATAGTGacggaaataataataatattgttatAACAACCTTCGCTCtcacattttctttttatttcgttATTCTCACTCTAGCTACATGGACATGA